A part of Oncorhynchus masou masou isolate Uvic2021 chromosome 21, UVic_Omas_1.1, whole genome shotgun sequence genomic DNA contains:
- the LOC135508425 gene encoding tonsoku-like protein → MIVLCLTAWLRAYHEIWDLIGPLLKMEKESQRTWFSLVPLCVPQDDCSLTHLNLAGNGLMDSSISTLARCLPVCPSMVSVDLAWNPAVTSAGLHSILSNRRALTYLNLQGCQVAGPWDSSSLDDLSHQVQDLWLCSQVLNKLDCKALQQIWGQRRPGGCFLSRDAKCLLTTAPSL, encoded by the exons ATGATAGTACTATGTCTAACTGCCTGGTTAAGGGCATACCATGAGATCTGGGATTTGATTGGTCCCTTGCTGAAAATGGAAAAGGAGTCACAGAGAACATGGTTCTCGTTGGTTCCTTTGTGTGTTCCACAGGATGACTGCTCCCTGACCCACCTGAATCTGGCGGGAAATGGACTGATGGACAGCAGCATTTCCACCCTCGCCAG gtgtctgcctgtctgtccctcCATGGTGTCTGTGGACCTGGCATGGAACCCAGCGGTGACCTCAGCGGGACTCCACAGCATCCTCTCCAACCGGCGAGCTTTGACCTATCTCAACCTCcaag gTTGTCAGGTAGCCGGACCCTGGGACAGCTCTAGTTTGGACGACTTGTCACACCAGGTCCAGGACCTGTGGCTGTGCTCCCAGGTGCTCAACAAACTGGACTGCAAGGCGCTGCAGCAGATCTGGGGCCAGAGGAGGCCCGGGGGCTGCTTCCTCTCCAGGGATGCCAAGTGCCTGCTCACTACTGCCCCTTCACTGTGA